The sequence below is a genomic window from Sulfuracidifex metallicus DSM 6482 = JCM 9184.
TAGCTTATGAGGGAAGAAAGGTAGTGGTAGGAATAGACGTTGGCATTAGACATCTAATAACTGTCGCCTCCCTCTTGGACGGAAAGTTATGGAAAGTACGATACTTCGGTACTGATTTAATGAAGGATGACTTCGCGAGATATCTAGGAGATAATCAGGGTTATTCTCACCTACAGACTATAAGGGACAAGGTGCGGAGACAAACCATAGAAGCAGTAAACTTCATCGAAGAAATGAACCCTAAGGTAGTTGCGATGGAGGACCTTAGGCTTTACGACAACAAAATAGGAAGGGGACTTAAGACTATTCAAAACGCTCTTGAGCTAGAATTATACAAGAGGGGAATAAGGTATAGAAGATTAGAACCATATAACACTTCAAAGATATGTTCTAACTGTGGCTATAAAAAAGGAGAAATACTAGGCTCTATATTCGTCTGTCCTGCTTGCGGTTACAAGGCAGACAGGGACTTCAACGCGGCTTTCAACATAGCTTTAAGATGCTTCTACACGTGTTAGTTTTCAGTTCTTTTATCTCTTTTCCTTTTTAGTTTCACTATTTTTATCTTAAGAATTATTCTTAAATAATTAAGTAAAATAGATATAAAATTTTATATTTAAGTATTTTATTTGATATATTATTAAATCTAAGAATATAGATATTATGAAGGTAGAAAGAACTTAAATATTTTAGATATATCTTTTTGTCTATGAAAGGTAAACTCGCGTTAATAGTTGTTTTAGCATTAATGTTTATGATTGAAACTCTAACAGTTGCAATGAGCACGTCAACTGCTGACGTCTTCGGCTTCGCTAAACCTGACGAAATATTAGCACCTGGAGAAATCGGACAGCCCATTACAATATCCATAACTAATCTAGGACCTAGCCTGTTCAACGTAAGCGTAATACCCTTGAGCGTGTATCCTTTCACACCTTATAGTTATTTTAACGACACTAACAATATCACAATTCCCTACTTAGGTTCTGGAAGCTCAGATAATATAACCGTTTTACTTAATGTAAATAGCGCTTCTAAGGACGGAGTTTATAAGTATTACATAGACTTATGCGGATACGAAGAGAACGGAGATCAAGTTCAGAAAAAGATTGAAGTTTCGATACCAGTTTTAGGACAGGAGAAGATTTACGCTGAGTCTACTTGGGGTACTGCAAATTCCTCCATAGTAGTAGGACCTGGAGAGTATAACGTACCTTTCACAATAATATTGCAAAACCAAGGTAACGTTATGTTGTCCAACGTAACGTTGCACTTGCACTCTCAATATCCTGTGAAGTTCCTACAGGATAACGTGTCAATTGGATATCTACCGGTGGGACAACCAATTTTCGCCACAGTTCTAGCTGATGTTTACACAAATGCAACGCAGGGTGTTCACTACATAACTGCTAATGTTACCTTCTTTAGAAACTCGTCAATTAAGGTCATGATCCCTGTAGATATAATAAGCACAGATCAAGTAATGGTTCAAACTGTGTGGGGTTCAGCATCTTCTCCCATAATTGCGTCCTCAGGCGAGGTCAACCTTCCTATTACCTTAATTGTTAAAAACTTGGGAACCAACTTGTTGTCCAACGTAACGTTGCACTTGCACTCTCAATATCCTGTGAAGTTCCTACAGGATAACGTGTCAATTGGATTCATCCCTGCAGGTCAGATTAACGAGGCTATTGTGACTGCAGACGTTTATAGCAACGCAACTCCTGGAGTATATTATTTACCTGTTAATGTGACAATTTATCAAGGAGAAACGTTAACTATGGAAATGCCTGTTACGATAGCTGGGACAATCAACGCATCAATAACAGCCTATACTTTTCCACCTCAGGTATTCCCTGGTTACTCTGACGTAGAGTTACACATAATATCGCTTAATTACGGTTCAGGAATAGCTCAGAATGCAACAATTTATATTAAGGTACCTAGTCAAATACAGTTAATATCTCAAAGTATCGAAAAGATAGGTGCTATGCCTTCAGGTGTACCAATAAACTCAACCTTCTTATTTAACGTACCTAATAATACACCTGTAGGAAATTACAATATAAATATAACGTTAAAGTATGACGGAGGATACTTTACTAAAATTTATAAATTAACGATATATCCAAAAGCTAATATTATTATTTCAAATGTATATTTTAGCGGAGCCACGGCAGGAGCATCTAAGATACCCTTAACTTTGACCTTAGAGAACATTGGAAACATCACAGCTAAGAACGTTATACTTAGACTAGGACAGTCAGACGTCATATATCCTCATGTCAGCTCATCGAATCCACTACAAGCTCTAACAGCATCAGAGTACTTCATAGGAGACCTTAAGCCTGGTCAGAAGGTAAACGTAACTTATATAGTAGACGTAAGTAGCGGTGCTTCTCCAGGGAGTTACCAGCTTGCTACATCGTTAGAGTGGAACCAGACTGGATCGATTTATCCCTTTGTACAATCTGATACATTCAACGTTACTGTATCGCTACCTCTATTATCTAAGCTAACGACCGGTGAATCGCTGTTAATATTAGTCCTAGTAATTATCGTGATAATCCTTATCATAGTGCTTATAGTGGTGGCGAGAAAGAGAGGTACCCGTCAATAAGAAAAAAGTTTTTTTCTTAGTTTTTATTTATTGTTTTTATGTCGGTCTTCCCATTTTATCAGCTAGGCATTCTTTCTCTGTATTTGAGACCAGCATATTCTTCTCTAGGATTTCTAGTAGGATTACTAACAACGTTTCTTCTGGTTGGTACAAGAATACTAATGGGAATATTAAACATCATTACCTCCTGTTTTAGCAAGAGATAGAATTGAAAATTCTTAACATTGTTTTTGATTTAAATTATAGAACCAATATTTTCTTAGAGTTATTATACCTTTATTGAAGGTAAACTCAGGTTATACTTAATTGCAATTCCTCTGATTGTCATTACAGTTATAATAGAAGTCAAGGTAGCTAAATCAACGTTAGTGAAGAAAGCTACTATATAGTATACAATGCCACCTGTCATGGCAGCAGTAGCGTAAATCTCCTTGGTTAAAATCAGTGGAACATCGTTTACTAACACGTCCCTAAGCGCTCCTCCTCCAGAGGCCACAATGCTAGAGATCAAAGCAACTGCTATGATATTAAGATCGTAAGAATAGGCTAAAGATGCGCCATAAACTGCGAACGCAGACAAACCTATTGCGTCGGAAACTTTTAACACCTCCCTTAGGAAACGCCTATCCAAGTACCTATAATAAAAGAAAGTTAGAGATGAAACAGATATTGAAAGCAGTAAGAATTGCCACTGTCTGAGTATAGTTGGAGGAAGAATCCCTAGTAATATGTCTGCGGTTACTCCTCCAGCATAGCTTGTAACAATGCCTAAAACTATGGTACCGAATAAATCTAATCCTTTGCTCACACCTTTGCTAGTTCCTGAGATGGTGAAGGAAATAATTCCTATAAAGTTCATGATCTCTAAGATGCTAGGTGTCATCAAATTAGTTGAAAAGAACGTCTGGATTTTAAAATTAAATAGCTAAGTTTAACTGGGTAAAACTAAAATAGTACTTATTGTGTTGCTATCGTATACGGAATAGTACATAAAACTGGGTTTTTTCTTATATTTTTACCAATGCTTGAACTGCTAAGAAATATACTACAAACAGGGGTACAGCTATAATTTCATTTAAATTCAAGAAAACCTCTAAAATCCAAATGGTTGCTATGGTAGCTAACAACGCAGACATACCTAACTTAAGTTGAGGAACTCGTATTTTCATCACTTGATCCTTCATTATATAAGTAAGAACTATAACCAGAATTACCGCAACCCCAACACCAATCAATGCTGAGAAATAACCAAATGCCATCAAACCTACCACAACTAAAGATGCTTCTAGACCCTCAATTGCACTTACCGCATAGACTGTTACTAAACCTTCTTCTTTTTCCTCTTTTTTCCTTTTTATGCCTTTAATGGACCTACGCGCGCTTCTAAATAGCTTCTGGGAGAAATAGAATAGAATCACTGAAGCGCCTAAAGCAATGTAATCTATAGGTAAAGTGGACAAAAATTTCCCTGCTATCAGAGCTGGTATCAAAGAAGTTGCTACTCCAGCTATGGCATAAAGATAGGACTTTGAGGTGTGGTATATTCCATAAAATATCACGGCTATTGCAGAAGCTTCGGTCATTTCCAATAAAGATATACCCATTGCAGCAAGAAGTATAACTATGTCCATGCTTATTCTAAGGTAAATTACATACCTTACTCTTATTTTTACTCCTCAGTAACGGAGTTGTTAAAACACATAAATTTTTTAATTAAAATCAAGATATGACTACTTGTTTTTATATATGATTAAAATCCGAAAGAATTTTGAAATTGGTACCAGCCTTAAAGAGGCCGTGACAATATATATAGAATATCAACTTACGTAGATAAAGAAACTTTTCATAATTAAAATGTTTTTTAAAACTGAAAGGAGAGATAAATATTATCTTAAGTTTTAGCAGTTTTAGCATCCCAGTACGCTTTTTCAAATGCAGTATTAACAGACGTAAGCATCGTGTTTAAGTCATCGATATTGCTAAACTTAAGGATAACCATGAAGGTATTAGTAGAGCCGTTCTTGGCGGTGAAGTACATTTCTGGGACTTGGACCTTCTCTTTATCAAATGAGTCCTTTATGTAAGATTGAGCTAAAGATAAAACTTGTTCTGCCTTCACGTCAGCGTTAATTATGACTTGAAGTGGATATTCTAAAAGCTGATTACCATCACTTAACTTCGTGAATGTAGTATTCCCAAGAAAGGCGGAATTAGGTACTTTAATAAGATTACCATTAAGCGTCCTTACTTCTGTAAATAAAAGAGAAACGTTAGTTACTTCTCCCACAATTGGGTTTCCCCATATCCATGAAGAAAGGATGACTGGATCCCCTGGCTTAAGGGTTTTACTAGAAGAAACCATGAAGCCAGCTAGCACGTTAGAGAACACCGTCTGGGCTGCGAGACCTATTGCTATACCTGCTACCGTACCTCCAAGTGCTACGCCAGTCAAATTAATGCCTAGTGCTGACAAAACTGCTAAAACAACAATAGTATACAAAGCTACGCTTATGACGAGCCTTGCAGTGTGGGCTACGCCTTTATCCATCCTAGAGAAAAGGTAGGGAGATATGACATCAAGTAATATTTTAACTATCACGTATCCTCCAAGACCTACGATTACAGCAGCACTTGCATCGGATATGTAGACCTTATATTTAGGTAAAAAGAGGTCGCTGAGAAACGCTACCAAGTACGTAAGGACAGCTAGGATTATTACAACAATCAAAATTTTTACAATATCTATAGTTCTGACCCTGAAACCCATGAGTTTAGTTGGGAATCAAGATATTTAAAATTAAGACAAATAATGGAAATATCTCCCTCTTCTTTCTATCTTATTCTCTTTAATCAACTGTATAATTGCGTTATTCACTTCAGGTGCAGGATAAGGAAGAACCTTGAATAGTTGACTAGCAGTTATCCATCCACTCTCTTTTACTACTTTCTCAACTTCAGATTTAACATCCATTAATTCATTGTATAAGATATGGTAATTAAATTTTTTCCTTTTGTATTTTTGTTCTTTATGAGTTTTTCTTTTGTTTGTTCCTTAAGTAGCATTTAATTCTAAGTTTTGCCCATTTTAGTGTAAGCCTCGTACCTCTCATATAATATTTCCTAGAAGATCTCGAATAAGGCATTACATGATATAGCTTACTTTTATAACCCATAGCACATCTATCACGGCGAGGCTTTAATATTGTTATTATATTTCAAACCAATGAGAGGATACAAGGACCCCAACGTATCTACTGAACTAGCAACTGAGATATTTTCCAGTAGAATAGGAAGAAAGATGGGATTTCCTCTACTTGAAGTGAAGGTAATAGAATTCCAAGGTAAATTTGGAATATTGATGGAATATTTGCCCGAAAAAGCACATCCAAACCTTAAGAACATAAACTTGCTGAGAATGGCCTTGGCTTTCGAAGAGTGGATATTAAACGTAGACATGAAGGAGGACCACGTTTTAGCTAAAGACGAGATTGGGTACATAATAGATCACGGACATTCGCTCTCAACATGGAAACCGACGTATCTCCTTCAGGAGCTTTTGTATAAGAGGGTTTCAAGGTTCGACATGTGGAGCACTTACGAACACCTAAAGGAGGGTCTTGAAATAATTGATGGAATAAAGGAGTCCGAGATAAAAGACGAAATGGAGGGTGCTTTTGATGAGATTCTGCAATCTAAGGCGTGCTCACTTTTTACCCCAACTTATGCTAAGGAGGTTGTAGAGACCAACTTAAAGTTACTAAAGCTGAGGAAGGATTTCCTAAAAAGGGATATAGGAGCTCTGAATAAAGCAACCACTTCATTACCTTCATAAAGGTTCCTATAAATCTATATGTATAAAGACAATTACAAAAAATGATAGTGTCTCAGCGTGCACTATTTTTAATATTTTAGCTAATTTAATCAAGGTAAAACCCAGAGTGTTACTTTATTAATTTAGTAGACCTATATTTTATCATGTCACAAGAAGAGAACCTTCCCTTTAACGAGAAATACACGCTACCTCCATATAAAGAAACATATAGAAGATCACTGGAGGATTCTGAAAGGTTTTGGAAGGAGCAAGCTCTTGAACTTGAGTGGACGAAGCCTTTCTCAAAAGTGCTGGACGAGTCCAACGCTCCTTTCTATAGATGGTTCCCTGATGGATTAATCAACATTACTCAAAACGCTTTGGATAGGCATGTAAAAACATGGAAAACGAATAAGGCAGCACTCATATGGGAAAGCGAGTCTGGGGAGTCAAGAACATTAACTTATGGTCAGCTTTTCAATGAAGTAAATAGGTTAGCAAGAGCTCTAAAAGATCTAGGAATCAAAAAAGGAGACAGGATACTAACTTATTTGCCGCTCATGCCAGAGCTACCTATATCGTTATTAGCGTCGGCAAGAATAGGAGCTGTCCATAGCGTAGTTTTTTCAGGGTTCTCTCATCAGGCTATAGCAGACAGAATAAACGACGCCAAGGCTAAAGTGGTAATTACCACGGATTATACCGTGAGAAGAGGCAAGAAAATCCCCCTTAAGCAAGTCGTAGACGAAGCTTTAAAACAAGCTCCCTCTGTAGAGAAGGTTATAGTTGTTAAAAGACCTCACTTTGAAGACACTAAGATGACCGAAGGAAGGGATGTATATTATCACGAACTAGTTTCCAGAACTGGCTATAAGAAGGTTGAAGCTGAGGAAACTTCGTCTACGGATCCTTTGTTCATACTCTACACGTCAGGCACTACAGGTAAACCAAAGGGTATTTTCCACCTGCATGGAGGATATGGTCTTTGGACTTACTTAACTACTAAATGGGTATTTGATCTTCACGATAACGATGTGTTCTTTAACACCGCCGACATAGGTTGGATTACTGGACATTCGTATATAGTATACGGACCCCTACAAGTCGGAGCTACTACCCTAATGTATGAAGGAGTCCCAGATTATCCAAACCCTGATAAGTGGTGGGAACTAATAGAGAAATATAACGTAACCGTGTTTTATACATCACCTACAGCAATAAGATCGCTAATGAAATACGGAGAAGAGTGGCCTAAATCTCACGACTTAAATGGGCTCAGAATATTGGGAAGTGTAGGAGAACCAATAAACCCAGAGGCATGGAGATGGTACAGTAAAAACATCGGCCATAACGAACTACCTATAGTAGATACTTGGTGGCAGACCGAGACTGGGGGTATAATGATATCAGCTACCCCTGGACTTGGCAATTATATGCTTAAACCCAGCGCAAACGGGCTTCCTCTACCTGGAGTAGAAGCGGACGTTATAAATGAAGAAGGCACTAGAGCTAAGGATAGAGAGAAAGGTTACATCGTAATAAGAAGACCTTGGCCGGGGATGCTCGCTGGAGTATGGGGAGATCCAGACAGATATATTTCAACATATTGGTCTAAATTCAAGGGAGTTTACTATCCCGGAGATTATGCTGTAAAGGATGAGGACGGTTTCTTCTTCATATTGGGCAGAGCCGACGAGGTATTGAAAATAGCTGGGCACAGGATAGGAACTAGGGAAATAGAGGACGTACTAATCTCATTCCCTGGAGTTGCTGAAAGTGCAGTTATAGGAGTTCCAGATCCAGTGAGAGGAGAGGTAGCAGTTGCAGCTGTAGTATTGAAGCAAGGATATGAACCGAGCGAGAACTTAAAGAAACAGATACTATCCCACATTAAAGATAACTTAGGATCATTAGTGATAATGAAGGATATCTACTTCGTTACTAAGCTTCCTAAGACCAGAAGCGGAAAAATAATGAGGAGATTAATTAAGTCTGTATTATCTGGACAACAAACTGGCGACACTTCAACTCTGGAAGATGAAACTTCATTAGATGAATTGAAAAAGATAATAAACGAGTTCGAAAACGAAGTAAAGAGACAAAAATAGCTAAAATATAAATGATTAAATAATTTAAATAGAAGAAAAAGACGTGTACATATTCATTTTTCTTTTTTATCTTCATAAGTTCTCTACTAACTCCTTCTAGTTTGCGTTAAATCCTTTCATATTACTCGAATCTCAATGATCTTCGTATTCACTAAAAATAATTTTTATAATAAAAATTTAATCAAAATCACTTTACTAAGTAGGGTATAACGAATATTGCGAAGAGTAAATCGAAGAGGACTATAAATGAAACTATTGTATAAACCTTGTTCCTCTCAAGGGCGTATTTTATAATTCCAGTGACTATCCATATTACGGGTATAGCGATTAGTATCATAAGTCCTAATGAAATGAAAGATATAGGATCACCTTTGCTTATCCCACTTATTATTGATGCAGAAATTTCAGACGTGTTAAAGGCAGAATGGGGAGAAGAAATTTCCTGTAGAGATCTTCCATCTCCCTTACCTTCTATAAATAGAAGAACTGAACCTATTATCAGAAATACAAATATCAAATAAACCCCAGCCTTTGCTATATATCCTACTATTTCCTCTAACTCACCCATTCAATTCACCTCAGAATAAACCTAAACCCCTTAATAACATCTGAATGCCTAGAATGACAAGTATTGCAGTGAATATTAGCCTTATCCTAGAGTTCCTAACTTTAGGTATCAGCCTTGCACCTAAAATTGCACCTATAAGCACACCTATTGCGGTAGCCGCAGCTATAAAAGGCTGTATGTATCCGAAAACCCAGTAAATGGAGCTACCAGTAGCCGCAGTAACACCTATCATGAAGTTGCTTGTCGTAGTACTAACCTTCATT
It includes:
- a CDS encoding transposase is translated as MKEQLVSVKVIDFGKLKTIYDDICFFRAYNNAIRKVEGSRLSPPPSIPREILSSIQGKGPIRLGPIEIQFINETKIRLKGYNTLVEGVPELGEPLYAIVDMTDGIKVMLAYEGRKVVVGIDVGIRHLITVASLLDGKLWKVRYFGTDLMKDDFARYLGDNQGYSHLQTIRDKVRRQTIEAVNFIEEMNPKVVAMEDLRLYDNKIGRGLKTIQNALELELYKRGIRYRRLEPYNTSKICSNCGYKKGEILGSIFVCPACGYKADRDFNAAFNIALRCFYTC
- a CDS encoding trimeric intracellular cation channel family protein, which gives rise to MTPSILEIMNFIGIISFTISGTSKGVSKGLDLFGTIVLGIVTSYAGGVTADILLGILPPTILRQWQFLLLSISVSSLTFFYYRYLDRRFLREVLKVSDAIGLSAFAVYGASLAYSYDLNIIAVALISSIVASGGGALRDVLVNDVPLILTKEIYATAAMTGGIVYYIVAFFTNVDLATLTSIITVMTIRGIAIKYNLSLPSIKV
- a CDS encoding mechanosensitive ion channel family protein, with the translated sequence MGFRVRTIDIVKILIVVIILAVLTYLVAFLSDLFLPKYKVYISDASAAVIVGLGGYVIVKILLDVISPYLFSRMDKGVAHTARLVISVALYTIVVLAVLSALGINLTGVALGGTVAGIAIGLAAQTVFSNVLAGFMVSSSKTLKPGDPVILSSWIWGNPIVGEVTNVSLLFTEVRTLNGNLIKVPNSAFLGNTTFTKLSDGNQLLEYPLQVIINADVKAEQVLSLAQSYIKDSFDKEKVQVPEMYFTAKNGSTNTFMVILKFSNIDDLNTMLTSVNTAFEKAYWDAKTAKT
- the acs gene encoding acetate--CoA ligase — its product is MSQEENLPFNEKYTLPPYKETYRRSLEDSERFWKEQALELEWTKPFSKVLDESNAPFYRWFPDGLINITQNALDRHVKTWKTNKAALIWESESGESRTLTYGQLFNEVNRLARALKDLGIKKGDRILTYLPLMPELPISLLASARIGAVHSVVFSGFSHQAIADRINDAKAKVVITTDYTVRRGKKIPLKQVVDEALKQAPSVEKVIVVKRPHFEDTKMTEGRDVYYHELVSRTGYKKVEAEETSSTDPLFILYTSGTTGKPKGIFHLHGGYGLWTYLTTKWVFDLHDNDVFFNTADIGWITGHSYIVYGPLQVGATTLMYEGVPDYPNPDKWWELIEKYNVTVFYTSPTAIRSLMKYGEEWPKSHDLNGLRILGSVGEPINPEAWRWYSKNIGHNELPIVDTWWQTETGGIMISATPGLGNYMLKPSANGLPLPGVEADVINEEGTRAKDREKGYIVIRRPWPGMLAGVWGDPDRYISTYWSKFKGVYYPGDYAVKDEDGFFFILGRADEVLKIAGHRIGTREIEDVLISFPGVAESAVIGVPDPVRGEVAVAAVVLKQGYEPSENLKKQILSHIKDNLGSLVIMKDIYFVTKLPKTRSGKIMRRLIKSVLSGQQTGDTSTLEDETSLDELKKIINEFENEVKRQK
- a CDS encoding DUF1634 domain-containing protein, with product MGELEEIVGYIAKAGVYLIFVFLIIGSVLLFIEGKGDGRSLQEISSPHSAFNTSEISASIISGISKGDPISFISLGLMILIAIPVIWIVTGIIKYALERNKVYTIVSFIVLFDLLFAIFVIPYLVK